In Saccharothrix syringae, the following are encoded in one genomic region:
- a CDS encoding glycosyltransferase family 4 protein, which produces MGERLRVAYLLTQDSGGPVDVAVRLARTLLDSGEADVRVFGPVPRRGAALLGEHHERVEVGTKSDVRAGRRARDLVRAWRPDVVHAQDRRAGLVAAGLRWCAAVVQTYHGVPDDVGEPWFRGVSRAPAPSAYTRTVLAADAVVARAVHRTVVPAPAMGRFLRSRLRVPAGRLAHIDNCVEPARARPPTGPVRRLVFAGLLVERKGLATLLEALAVPGVMPADATLTVVGDGPERGRAEALAGGLGGRVEFLGFRADVPELLRRHDALVLPSSMEQQPLVVAEAMAAGKPVVATDTGGVADMLGGAGHLAAPGDVEGLAVRLRALFADPEPGRTGLVLAERARERFTPRVCAERHLALYRELVG; this is translated from the coding sequence GTGGGTGAGCGGCTGCGGGTGGCGTACCTGCTGACCCAGGACAGCGGCGGGCCGGTGGACGTGGCCGTGCGCTTGGCCCGCACGCTGCTCGACTCGGGCGAGGCGGACGTGCGCGTGTTCGGCCCGGTGCCCCGGCGGGGCGCGGCACTGCTCGGAGAACACCACGAACGAGTGGAAGTCGGGACCAAGTCGGACGTGCGCGCCGGCCGGCGGGCGCGGGACCTGGTGCGGGCCTGGCGGCCGGACGTGGTGCACGCGCAGGACCGGCGGGCCGGGCTCGTCGCCGCCGGGCTGCGGTGGTGCGCCGCGGTGGTGCAGACCTACCACGGGGTGCCCGACGACGTGGGCGAGCCGTGGTTCCGGGGGGTGTCGCGCGCGCCCGCGCCCTCGGCGTACACGCGGACCGTGCTGGCGGCCGACGCGGTGGTGGCGCGGGCCGTGCACCGGACGGTGGTGCCCGCGCCGGCGATGGGGCGGTTCCTCCGGTCGCGGCTGCGGGTGCCTGCGGGGCGGTTGGCGCACATCGACAACTGCGTGGAACCCGCGCGGGCGCGGCCGCCGACCGGCCCGGTGCGGCGCCTAGTGTTCGCCGGGCTGCTGGTGGAGCGCAAGGGGTTGGCGACGCTGCTGGAGGCGCTGGCCGTGCCGGGGGTGATGCCGGCGGACGCGACGCTGACCGTGGTCGGTGACGGGCCCGAGCGCGGGCGGGCCGAGGCGCTGGCCGGGGGGTTGGGCGGGCGCGTGGAGTTCCTGGGGTTCCGGGCCGACGTGCCGGAGCTGCTGCGCCGCCACGACGCCCTGGTGCTGCCGTCGAGCATGGAGCAGCAGCCGCTGGTGGTCGCCGAGGCCATGGCCGCGGGCAAGCCGGTGGTCGCCACGGACACCGGTGGGGTGGCCGACATGCTGGGCGGGGCGGGCCACCTGGCCGCGCCCGGTGACGTCGAGGGGCTGGCGGTGCGGTTGCGCGCGTTGTTCGCGGACCCGGAGCCCGGGCGGACCGGGCTGGTGCTGGCGGAGCGGGCGCGTGAGCGGTTCACGCCCCGGGTGTGCGCCGAGCGGCACCTCGCGCTCTACCGGGAGCTGGTGGGCTGA
- a CDS encoding glycosyltransferase produces MRVVHVSQPVSAGVAAVVLDLACAQRDRGWEAVVVCPPGPLADRARAAGVEVREWPAGRWPGPAVVAESVRLRRVLRGLAPDVVHLHSSKAGLVGRLVVRGRRPTLFQPHLWSFQAVAGPVGRLSRRWERFAARWTHQLVCVSDDELEAGRAAGVRGDAEVVCNGVDTGRLRPTDRLAARWRLGLPDAPTAVCVGRLAFQKGQDLLLAAWPAVLERVPGARLVLVGDGPMGERWRAAGADPSVRWWGHDDVVGDFYAAADVVVLPSRAEGMALVPLEAMACGRSVVAFDVSGVRQGLGAAGAVLPVGDVDGLAAAIAARLADPVLADREGARGRRRVELLFDRRQVADQVATLVEKVVGRG; encoded by the coding sequence GTGAGGGTCGTGCACGTGAGCCAGCCCGTGAGCGCGGGGGTGGCGGCGGTGGTGCTGGACCTGGCGTGCGCGCAGCGGGACCGGGGCTGGGAGGCCGTCGTGGTGTGCCCGCCCGGGCCGCTGGCCGACCGGGCGCGGGCCGCGGGCGTGGAGGTCCGCGAGTGGCCGGCGGGTCGGTGGCCCGGACCGGCGGTGGTGGCGGAGTCGGTGCGGCTGCGGCGGGTGCTGCGGGGGTTGGCGCCGGACGTGGTGCACCTGCACAGCTCCAAGGCCGGCCTGGTGGGTCGGCTGGTGGTGCGCGGTCGGCGGCCGACGCTGTTCCAGCCGCACCTGTGGTCGTTCCAGGCGGTCGCGGGCCCGGTGGGGCGCCTGTCGCGGCGGTGGGAGCGGTTCGCCGCGCGGTGGACCCACCAGCTCGTGTGCGTCAGCGACGACGAGCTGGAGGCCGGGCGGGCCGCCGGGGTGCGCGGGGACGCCGAGGTGGTGTGCAACGGGGTCGACACCGGGCGGTTGCGGCCCACCGACCGCCTGGCCGCGCGGTGGCGGTTGGGGCTGCCGGACGCGCCCACGGCGGTGTGCGTGGGGCGGCTGGCGTTCCAGAAGGGGCAGGACCTGCTGCTGGCGGCGTGGCCCGCGGTGCTGGAGAGGGTGCCCGGCGCGCGGCTGGTGCTGGTCGGCGACGGGCCGATGGGGGAGCGGTGGCGGGCGGCCGGGGCGGACCCGTCCGTGCGGTGGTGGGGGCACGACGACGTGGTCGGGGACTTCTACGCGGCGGCGGACGTGGTGGTGCTGCCCTCGCGGGCGGAGGGGATGGCGCTGGTGCCGCTGGAGGCGATGGCGTGCGGGCGGTCGGTGGTGGCGTTCGACGTGAGCGGGGTGCGGCAGGGGCTGGGTGCGGCGGGGGCGGTGCTGCCGGTGGGGGACGTCGACGGCCTGGCCGCGGCGATCGCGGCGCGGCTCGCGGACCCGGTGCTGGCGGATCGGGAGGGTGCGCGCGGGCGGCGGCGGGTGGAGTTGCTGTTCGACCGCAGGCAGGTGGCGGACCAGGTGGCGACGCTGGTGGAGAAGGTGGTGGGGCGTGGGTGA
- a CDS encoding FAD-dependent oxidoreductase, which yields MTREHVAVVGGGICGLAAAHRLARSGTRVTLLEGGDQLGGLGTFFPWRDRWVERFYHCVMPSDEHLLDLLGELGLRERVRWRRTRMGMVVDGRHHPFNTASDLLRFTPLRPHERVRFGAVTLLLRRLGRNRDLDATRTEDWLRGLYGDRVWELLLAPLFGAKFGARFGDVPALYLWQRLGREGAVATRGYPEGGYRAVIDALRASIEGNGGVVRLNAPVRRIGVADGVRLELPGEVLTADRAVSTLPLPQLRQLADDDLAARLPDVRLPYQGVVNALFFLRRPLSGHYWTPVVRSGTEFDGLVEMTPLAGVEPYDGMHLVYAMRYTDRDSALFAEDEAALAERWTAQLLALHPRLARADVEDVRVFRAPFVEPVPPLGYLARRPPVVVAGTPLLLATTAHVYPEVTSWNSSVGLANRVVATPVGAPRPVPG from the coding sequence ATGACCCGCGAGCACGTCGCGGTCGTCGGCGGCGGCATCTGCGGCCTGGCCGCGGCGCACCGGCTGGCCCGCTCCGGCACCCGGGTGACCCTGCTGGAGGGCGGTGACCAGCTCGGCGGCCTGGGCACGTTCTTCCCCTGGCGCGACCGGTGGGTCGAGCGGTTCTACCACTGCGTCATGCCCTCCGACGAGCACCTGCTCGACCTGCTCGGCGAGCTGGGCCTGCGGGAGCGCGTCCGGTGGCGCCGCACCCGGATGGGCATGGTCGTCGACGGCCGCCACCACCCGTTCAACACCGCCTCGGACCTGCTGCGGTTCACCCCGCTGCGCCCGCACGAGCGGGTGCGCTTCGGCGCCGTGACGCTGCTGCTGCGCCGCCTGGGCCGCAACCGCGACCTCGACGCCACCCGCACCGAGGACTGGTTGCGCGGCCTGTACGGCGACCGCGTGTGGGAGCTGCTGCTGGCGCCGCTGTTCGGCGCGAAGTTCGGCGCGCGCTTCGGCGACGTGCCCGCGCTGTACCTGTGGCAGCGCCTGGGCCGCGAGGGCGCCGTCGCCACCCGCGGCTACCCCGAGGGCGGCTACCGGGCCGTCATCGACGCGCTCAGGGCCTCCATCGAGGGCAACGGGGGCGTGGTGCGGCTCAACGCGCCGGTGCGGCGGATCGGCGTCGCCGACGGCGTGCGGCTGGAGCTGCCCGGCGAGGTGCTGACCGCCGACCGGGCGGTGTCCACGCTGCCCCTGCCGCAGCTGCGGCAGCTCGCCGACGACGACCTCGCGGCCCGCCTGCCCGACGTGCGGCTGCCGTACCAGGGCGTGGTGAACGCGCTGTTCTTCCTGCGCCGCCCGCTGTCCGGGCACTACTGGACGCCCGTGGTGCGCTCCGGCACCGAGTTCGACGGCCTGGTCGAGATGACCCCCCTCGCGGGCGTGGAGCCCTACGACGGCATGCACCTCGTGTACGCCATGCGCTACACCGACCGCGACTCCGCGCTGTTCGCGGAGGACGAGGCGGCCCTGGCGGAGAGGTGGACCGCGCAGCTGCTCGCCCTGCACCCGCGGCTGGCGCGGGCGGACGTGGAGGACGTGCGCGTGTTCCGGGCGCCGTTCGTGGAACCGGTGCCACCGCTGGGCTACCTGGCCCGCCGGCCGCCCGTGGTGGTCGCCGGCACCCCCCTGCTGCTGGCGACCACCGCGCACGTCTACCCGGAGGTCACGAGCTGGAATTCCAGTGTCGGACTCGCGAACCGAGTGGTGGCGACGCCGGTCGGGGCACCACGACCCGTTCCGGGCTGA
- a CDS encoding glycosyltransferase 87 family protein, whose product MTAVEGSVRGRLEGWVRRPPVATGLGGLIGLIGLAGAWRALRPAWQVPLPTAANLAEERMQDFRDALYFPIREFLDGGNPYSPAVMFAHWPVRQNFNLYQPYHLLLHAPFALPGYRVGAVAFALASLVLLVFLAVLAAGRLRLPLPLGTAVVATLLVLSQVGKAQLYVGQVNPLVAVGAAGALRWRDRHPGRAAVALALAWLKPQFGLPLALLLFARGSRRVALTGTAVAAAASLVVLVPLVVRTGGVGPFLDVVAANLAHAGHTSYGAVDSTTAQRVDLAAVSFRLTGWLPPGAEVVALVGALAVSAVLVRRLDRVGAPVVADLLTCLAVVVAVVHQPGDVLIAVPALVAVAAAWWARRSERCWRPVGWAVLLLAVPFAHLHFAGVAVRGALGARADVTLDGVAVVLAWLLVVAFAVRSGRT is encoded by the coding sequence GTGACGGCGGTGGAGGGCAGTGTTCGCGGGCGGCTGGAGGGCTGGGTCCGCCGGCCGCCGGTGGCCACCGGCCTGGGCGGCCTGATCGGCCTGATCGGCCTGGCGGGCGCCTGGCGCGCGCTGCGGCCCGCGTGGCAGGTGCCGCTGCCGACGGCGGCGAACCTCGCCGAGGAGCGGATGCAGGACTTCCGCGACGCGCTGTACTTCCCGATCCGCGAATTCCTCGACGGCGGCAACCCCTACTCCCCGGCCGTGATGTTCGCGCACTGGCCGGTGCGGCAGAACTTCAACCTCTACCAGCCCTACCACCTGCTGCTGCACGCGCCGTTCGCGCTGCCGGGGTACCGGGTGGGCGCGGTGGCGTTCGCGCTGGCCTCGCTGGTGCTGCTGGTGTTCCTGGCGGTGCTGGCGGCCGGGCGGCTGCGCCTGCCTCTCCCGCTCGGCACGGCGGTGGTCGCGACGCTGCTGGTGCTCAGCCAGGTCGGCAAGGCCCAGCTGTACGTCGGGCAGGTCAACCCGCTGGTCGCGGTGGGCGCGGCGGGCGCGCTGCGGTGGCGGGACCGGCACCCGGGCCGGGCCGCGGTGGCGTTGGCGCTGGCGTGGCTCAAGCCGCAGTTCGGCCTGCCGCTGGCGCTGCTGCTGTTCGCGCGCGGGTCGCGGCGGGTGGCGCTGACCGGCACGGCGGTGGCCGCGGCGGCGAGCCTGGTCGTCCTGGTGCCGCTGGTGGTGCGCACCGGCGGGGTGGGGCCGTTCCTGGACGTGGTCGCGGCGAACCTCGCCCACGCCGGCCACACCTCCTACGGCGCGGTGGATTCGACGACCGCCCAGCGCGTCGACCTGGCGGCGGTGTCCTTCCGGCTCACCGGGTGGCTGCCGCCCGGTGCCGAGGTGGTGGCGCTGGTGGGCGCGCTCGCGGTGAGCGCGGTGCTGGTGCGGCGGCTCGACCGGGTGGGCGCGCCGGTCGTGGCGGACCTGCTGACGTGCCTGGCCGTGGTGGTCGCCGTGGTGCACCAGCCCGGTGACGTGCTGATCGCCGTGCCGGCGCTGGTCGCGGTGGCGGCGGCGTGGTGGGCGCGCCGGTCGGAGCGGTGCTGGCGGCCGGTCGGCTGGGCGGTGCTGCTGCTGGCGGTGCCGTTCGCGCACCTGCACTTCGCGGGCGTGGCGGTGCGGGGCGCGCTGGGCGCGCGGGCCGACGTGACGCTGGACGGCGTGGCGGTCGTGCTGGCGTGGCTGCTGGTGGTCGCCTTCGCGGTCCGGAGTGGACGGACGTGA
- a CDS encoding oligosaccharide flippase family protein, whose product MTSGLAVRGSLWLFLVNVVSKGSQAVVTLVLAALLTSEALGLVALAVALVNIGQVVQSMGVYDVVSRTAGDPRRVAGTLLVLSAGAGLVPALGLVAAAGPVAAALGAPGAAPLVRLAALSLPFSAVAGVQMGLVHRDLDFRRRLLPDAGGAVLGAAVTVGLAVAGAGPYSLVLGLLCAAVAAPLLAVLVGVRVRPGWDAAAAGEALRWIAVVGPGALVAVLLVNVDYLAVARVLGTEAVGVYSLAYRIAWVPYIMVAVVLGGVVLPLCARMLREGRGLSDVVGRFTVAVLALTGGLYAVVALSADRVVVFGARWAGAAVPLVLLCAYGLGISLLHVWYQVLKAAGHARRYLLLETTHLVVLVLGLFVGTRFGLVVVASVHAVTAWVLVPVTWRALARHGLAPPLRSLGRGVVGLVVAVGCAAVVVRSVGGVFGPRGSVAGAVVQGVVLAVVCGLVLVGAHRGLVRGLVRGVRR is encoded by the coding sequence GTGACCAGCGGCCTGGCCGTGCGCGGCTCGCTGTGGCTGTTCCTGGTCAACGTGGTCAGCAAGGGCAGCCAGGCGGTGGTCACGCTGGTGCTCGCGGCGCTGCTGACCTCCGAGGCGCTGGGGCTGGTCGCGCTGGCCGTGGCGCTGGTGAACATCGGCCAGGTCGTGCAGTCGATGGGCGTGTACGACGTGGTCAGCCGCACCGCGGGCGACCCGCGCCGGGTGGCGGGCACGCTGCTCGTGCTCAGCGCGGGCGCCGGGCTGGTGCCGGCGCTGGGACTGGTCGCGGCCGCGGGGCCGGTGGCCGCGGCGCTGGGCGCGCCGGGCGCCGCGCCGCTGGTGCGGCTGGCGGCGCTGAGCCTGCCGTTCTCGGCCGTCGCCGGGGTGCAGATGGGCTTGGTGCACCGGGACCTGGACTTCCGGCGGCGGCTGTTGCCCGACGCCGGGGGCGCGGTGCTCGGCGCGGCGGTCACGGTCGGGCTCGCGGTGGCCGGCGCGGGGCCGTACTCGTTGGTGCTGGGGCTGTTGTGCGCGGCGGTGGCCGCGCCGCTGCTGGCGGTGCTGGTCGGGGTGCGGGTGCGGCCGGGCTGGGACGCGGCGGCGGCCGGTGAGGCGCTGCGGTGGATCGCGGTGGTCGGGCCGGGCGCGCTGGTGGCCGTGCTGCTGGTCAACGTCGACTACCTGGCGGTGGCGCGGGTGCTGGGCACCGAGGCGGTCGGGGTGTACTCGCTGGCGTACCGGATCGCCTGGGTGCCCTACATCATGGTGGCGGTGGTGCTGGGCGGCGTGGTGCTGCCGCTGTGCGCGCGGATGCTCCGGGAGGGGCGGGGGCTGTCCGATGTGGTCGGTCGGTTCACGGTGGCGGTGCTGGCGCTGACCGGCGGGCTGTACGCGGTGGTGGCGCTGTCGGCGGACCGGGTCGTGGTGTTCGGGGCGCGGTGGGCCGGCGCGGCGGTGCCGCTGGTGCTGCTGTGCGCTTACGGGTTGGGGATCAGCCTGCTGCACGTGTGGTACCAGGTGCTCAAGGCCGCCGGGCACGCACGTCGTTACCTGCTGTTGGAGACGACTCACCTGGTGGTGTTGGTGTTGGGCCTGTTCGTGGGAACCCGGTTCGGGCTCGTGGTGGTGGCGTCGGTGCACGCGGTGACGGCCTGGGTGCTGGTGCCGGTGACGTGGCGGGCGTTGGCGCGGCACGGGTTGGCCCCGCCGCTGCGGTCGTTGGGGCGGGGGGTCGTCGGGCTGGTGGTGGCGGTGGGGTGCGCCGCGGTGGTGGTGCGGTCGGTCGGCGGGGTGTTCGGGCCGCGCGGGTCGGTGGCGGGGGCGGTGGTCCAGGGGGTGGTGCTGGCGGTGGTGTGCGGGCTGGTGCTGGTGGGGGCGCACCGGGGGTTGGTGCGGGGGTTGGTGCGGGGCGTGCGGCGGTGA
- a CDS encoding putative glycoside hydrolase family 15 protein yields the protein MPKESLTRGPRRGLGLLCAAGLLLAAAGCTVVTAAEQGRYNPTAQPLAPPPRALAPCAWWYGIGEPPTQVELKFAAQHYDVVVLNATETSALRRLKRLNPDVKVLVYKDFSSVRNYPGAVIGDSDAPFLPSGIGYFAAQRDHPHWFAVDSADQRIEWKSYPKHWQMTVWDQDYQKAWTEAVTAEVVREGWDGVLADNDFSTLSHYSTAVIKGAEDAAESDRIIREGLDAFLGTAGDSLQKAGKMLVPNVSESHLTPGRWAAHSRYHGAMEENFGLRDSGTGELLTFKGNEWKELRAQAALGETWLLLITHTRTEREERVGYATAALLAGPYTCWSGARTEDYRDPDWSQYQDADLGEAVETANRHPSGVWDRRFTGGYVAVNPTGQKVVITPPAGLVDLDTGKAVTGEVELAGGDALVLVVPPNQGTSTPQTTAVPTTTGTTSTTGTSTTGTSTMPETTPGTTPGTTPPTEVTPTGTTGPVPTTSVEVGIGAGS from the coding sequence GTGCCGAAGGAATCGCTGACCCGCGGGCCGCGCCGGGGCCTGGGCCTGCTGTGCGCCGCCGGGCTGCTGCTGGCCGCCGCGGGCTGCACGGTCGTCACCGCCGCCGAGCAGGGGCGGTACAACCCCACGGCGCAGCCGCTCGCCCCGCCGCCGCGGGCGCTCGCGCCGTGCGCCTGGTGGTACGGGATCGGCGAGCCGCCCACCCAGGTGGAGCTCAAGTTCGCCGCGCAGCACTACGACGTGGTGGTGCTCAACGCGACCGAGACCTCCGCCCTGCGCCGGCTCAAGCGGCTCAACCCGGACGTCAAGGTGCTGGTCTACAAGGACTTCTCCAGCGTCCGCAACTACCCCGGCGCGGTGATCGGCGACAGCGACGCGCCGTTCCTGCCCAGCGGCATCGGGTACTTCGCCGCCCAGCGCGACCACCCCCACTGGTTCGCGGTGGACTCGGCGGACCAGCGCATCGAGTGGAAGTCCTACCCCAAGCACTGGCAGATGACCGTGTGGGACCAGGACTACCAGAAGGCGTGGACCGAGGCGGTGACCGCCGAGGTGGTGCGCGAGGGGTGGGACGGGGTGCTGGCCGACAACGACTTCAGCACCCTGTCCCACTACTCGACGGCGGTGATCAAGGGCGCGGAGGACGCGGCCGAGTCGGACCGGATCATCCGGGAGGGCCTGGACGCGTTCCTCGGCACGGCGGGCGACTCGCTGCAGAAGGCGGGGAAGATGCTGGTGCCCAACGTGTCCGAGTCGCACCTGACGCCCGGGCGCTGGGCGGCGCACTCGCGCTACCACGGTGCGATGGAGGAGAACTTCGGGCTCCGCGACTCCGGCACCGGCGAGCTGCTGACGTTCAAGGGCAACGAGTGGAAGGAGCTGCGGGCCCAGGCCGCGCTCGGCGAGACGTGGCTGCTGCTGATCACGCACACCCGGACCGAGCGGGAGGAGCGGGTCGGCTACGCCACCGCGGCCCTGCTGGCCGGGCCGTACACGTGCTGGAGCGGGGCGCGGACGGAGGACTACCGCGACCCGGACTGGTCGCAGTACCAGGACGCCGACCTGGGCGAGGCGGTGGAGACCGCGAACCGCCACCCGTCGGGGGTGTGGGACCGCCGGTTCACCGGCGGGTACGTGGCGGTCAACCCGACCGGGCAGAAGGTGGTGATCACGCCGCCGGCGGGGTTGGTGGACCTCGACACCGGGAAGGCCGTGACGGGGGAGGTCGAGCTGGCCGGGGGTGACGCGCTGGTCCTGGTGGTGCCGCCGAACCAGGGGACCTCCACGCCGCAGACGACCGCCGTCCCGACCACGACGGGCACGACCAGCACGACCGGCACCAGCACGACGGGCACGAGCACGATGCCGGAGACCACGCCGGGCACCACGCCGGGCACCACGCCGCCGACGGAGGTGACGCCGACCGGCACGACGGGGCCGGTGCCGACCACGTCGGTGGAGGTCGGGATCGGTGCCGGGAGCTAG
- a CDS encoding sugar transferase, producing the protein MAVLLVAVDAVAVAGAVARLRPDWWWAAVVAASLLGARAAGRLYRRRLWLSWLQDLPRSVAATALAFALVTLVGLVADEPARAAQQAVLAFAAAGEPGRLAVFALGRWCRRRFHRCDRAIVVGAGKVGVDLVGAMLAHPEFGLRPVGFVDPEPAVDPAALPVDLLDGDLADEITRLGVGTVVLAFSRTRESSVVDSAITAHRLGCTTLVVPRMYELYQDGPDIERLRSYPLLRLGTAPTTRPAWWVKRGTDVLLAAAALVALSPVIALCALAVLLESGRPVIFRQVRIGMDDQPFVLYKLRSVRMRGEDDSQITWSVVGDRRVGPVGRFLRGTSLDELPQLWNIIRGDMSIVGPRPERPGFVREFSAIHELYWARHRVPTGLTGLAQVHGLRGDTSIVDRSRYDNYYIANWSLWLDVKILLQTVGELLCRRNR; encoded by the coding sequence GTGGCGGTGCTGCTGGTCGCGGTCGACGCGGTGGCGGTGGCGGGCGCGGTGGCGCGGCTGCGGCCGGACTGGTGGTGGGCCGCGGTGGTGGCCGCCTCGCTGCTGGGCGCGCGGGCCGCGGGCCGGCTGTACCGGCGGCGGCTGTGGCTGTCCTGGCTCCAGGACCTGCCGCGCTCGGTCGCGGCGACCGCGCTGGCGTTCGCGCTGGTCACGCTGGTCGGCCTGGTCGCGGACGAGCCCGCGCGGGCCGCCCAGCAGGCGGTGCTGGCCTTCGCCGCGGCCGGCGAGCCCGGCCGGCTGGCGGTGTTCGCGCTCGGCCGCTGGTGCCGCCGCCGGTTCCACCGCTGCGACCGGGCGATCGTGGTCGGCGCGGGCAAGGTCGGCGTCGACCTGGTCGGCGCCATGCTCGCCCACCCGGAGTTCGGCCTGCGCCCGGTCGGGTTCGTCGACCCGGAGCCCGCGGTGGACCCCGCCGCGCTGCCGGTGGACCTGCTGGACGGCGACCTGGCCGACGAGATCACCCGGTTGGGGGTCGGCACGGTCGTGCTGGCGTTCTCGCGCACCCGCGAGTCGTCCGTGGTCGACTCGGCCATCACCGCGCACCGGCTGGGCTGCACCACCCTCGTGGTGCCCCGGATGTACGAGCTCTACCAGGACGGGCCCGACATCGAGCGGCTGCGCAGCTACCCGCTGCTGCGGCTGGGCACCGCGCCGACCACCAGGCCGGCCTGGTGGGTCAAGCGCGGCACGGACGTGCTGCTGGCCGCGGCCGCGCTGGTCGCGCTGTCACCGGTGATCGCGCTGTGCGCGCTGGCCGTGCTGCTGGAGAGCGGGCGGCCGGTGATCTTCCGGCAGGTCCGGATCGGCATGGATGATCAGCCGTTCGTGTTGTACAAGTTGCGCAGCGTGAGAATGCGCGGCGAAGACGACTCTCAAATCACCTGGTCGGTGGTCGGAGATCGCCGGGTCGGCCCGGTCGGGCGATTTCTCCGTGGCACTTCGCTGGACGAACTGCCGCAGTTGTGGAACATCATCCGGGGCGACATGTCCATCGTGGGCCCGCGCCCGGAAAGGCCGGGCTTCGTGCGCGAGTTCTCCGCCATCCACGAGCTATACTGGGCCAGGCACCGGGTTCCGACGGGATTGACCGGGCTCGCGCAGGTGCACGGCCTCCGGGGGGACACCTCCATCGTCGACAGGTCCCGGTACGACAACTACTACATAGCCAACTGGTCCTTGTGGCTGGACGTCAAAATCCTGTTGCAGACGGTGGGTGAGCTGTTGTGCCGAAGGAATCGCTGA
- a CDS encoding glycosyltransferase produces MTVDEGDLRAASGQGAPALPADRRTTARAHVVLPAYNEAESLPPLLRRLADVAHTEQLTAWVVDDGSSDGTAAVVAAGVPGLDLRLVSHPVNLGLGQAVQSGLRAVLAEADGSDVVVVMDADDTHDPALIRRLGAEIGAGADVVICSRFADGGDDATAPALRRLLSRGAAVLFRRLVRVEGVRDFTSGFRAYRADLLARAVDHWGERLVEERGFACMVELLLKLRHCRPVVVEVPLVLRYDRKRGASKIRIARTLGQYLKLLVRDRLAPAPHRAL; encoded by the coding sequence TTGACCGTCGATGAAGGCGACCTGCGCGCGGCGTCGGGACAGGGCGCGCCGGCCCTGCCCGCCGACCGCCGCACCACCGCCCGAGCCCACGTCGTGCTGCCCGCCTACAACGAGGCCGAGTCCCTGCCGCCGCTGCTGCGCAGGCTCGCCGACGTCGCGCACACCGAACAGCTCACCGCCTGGGTCGTCGACGACGGCTCGTCCGACGGCACCGCCGCCGTGGTCGCGGCCGGCGTGCCCGGCCTGGACCTCAGGCTCGTCAGCCACCCGGTCAACCTCGGCCTGGGCCAGGCGGTCCAGTCGGGGCTGCGGGCGGTCCTGGCCGAGGCCGACGGGTCCGACGTGGTGGTCGTCATGGACGCCGACGACACCCACGACCCCGCGCTGATCCGGCGGCTGGGCGCGGAGATCGGGGCCGGCGCGGACGTGGTGATCTGCTCCCGCTTCGCCGACGGCGGCGACGACGCGACCGCGCCCGCCCTGCGCCGGCTGCTCTCCCGCGGCGCCGCGGTGCTGTTCCGGCGCCTGGTGCGGGTCGAGGGGGTGCGCGACTTCACCAGCGGGTTCCGCGCCTACCGGGCCGACCTGCTGGCGCGCGCGGTCGACCACTGGGGCGAGCGGCTGGTCGAGGAGCGCGGGTTCGCCTGCATGGTGGAGCTGCTGCTGAAGCTGCGGCACTGCCGGCCGGTGGTCGTCGAGGTGCCGCTGGTGCTCCGGTACGACCGCAAGCGGGGCGCGAGCAAGATCCGCATCGCGCGGACCCTCGGGCAGTACCTGAAGCTGCTGGTGCGCGACCGCCTCGCCCCCGCACCCCACCGGGCGCTGTGA